One Glycine max cultivar Williams 82 chromosome 3, Glycine_max_v4.0, whole genome shotgun sequence DNA window includes the following coding sequences:
- the LOC102663415 gene encoding protein MAIN-LIKE 1-like, translating to MVMILTVLPNVEGRPHRHTGDGYQSLLTMMCMWYLRTRLRDPSVLIEYADHVAASVWSGQERPELKLSSHGRKVHNLGKPVPAIEDMIVGIGLSPLISCSIDTDDQGLISSFIERWHRETSSFHLPVGEITITLDDVASLLHLSIVGALHDFQPLRSDEAVLLLVELLMVSPEVAMAETGQCGRPHALRDLNLAWRYAWRAVGLVHMYDQLNDVSLSTSRQLAGYITLLQCWIYEHFPSVEVSPCACRCIATKKTMKKVSIVTYRQRLDCLRIPDVCWMPYAEHRPVQDAF from the exons ATGGTGATGATACTGACGGTGCTCCCCAACGTTGAAGGCCGACCGCATCGGCACACAGGCGACGGGTACCAGTCATTGTTGACGATGATGTGCATGTGGTACCTACGGACTCGCCTGCG GGACCCATCAGTGCTTATAGAGTATGCTGACCATGTTGCAGCTAGCGTATGGTCTGGAcag gaacgTCCTGAGTTGAAGTTATCCTCCCATGGGAGGAAGGTGCATAACTTAGGCAAACCTGTTCCTGCAATTGAGGATATGATTGTTGGGATAGGATTAAGTCCTTTGATCTCGTGTTCGATTGACACTGACGATCAGGGACTTATATCCTCCTTTATCGAGAGGTGGCACCGGGAGACTTCTAGTTTCCACCTTCCCGTGGGGGAGATTACGATCACGTTGGACGATGTCGCGTCTCTTCTCCATCTGTCGATCGTTGGCGCATTGCATGACTTCCAGCCTCTGCGCAGCGACGAGGCAGTGCTGCTCTTGGTTGAACTATTGATGGTCTCACCAGAGGTGGCCATGGCCGAGACAGGCCAATGTGGTAGACCACAC GCCCTACGTGACCTCAATCTTGCTTGGCGGTATGCATGGCGAGCTGTTGGCCTCGTCCATATGTACGATCAACTTAACGATGTCAGTCTCAGCACCAGTCGACAGCTTGCTGGTTACATCACCTTGTTACAA TGTTGGATCTACGAGCACTTTCCGTCAGTTGAGGTGTCACCGTGTGCGTGCCGTTGTATTGCCACAAAGAAGACTATGAAGAAGGTATCTATAGTGACGTACAGGCAGCGCCTGGATTGTCTAAGGATCCCAGACGTCTGCTGGATGCCATATGCAGAGCACCGACCTGTGCAGGACGCATTTTGA
- the LOC113001180 gene encoding protein WEAK CHLOROPLAST MOVEMENT UNDER BLUE LIGHT 1-like, which yields MEAITNKKRGNRPYLDEEQKSNTSRKNGRRRRTRREKKNNHLALGKQTGSRKKEEGGRKVHRRKKEGEEARGTKKEKKKGSQNRIRKVVEKGRRKGRWPHHAEELDPEKLEEQAAVLEKDLILKERETLDVREAEEQSKKRVVDAMHLVDEANVSKMDILRKVEEATEEVKTSKKALEEALERVEAANQGKLAVEEEANTELEVNNGLLLC from the exons ATGGAAGCAATAACAAACAAGAAAAGGGGCAATAGACCTTACCTCGATGAAGAACAGAAGAGCAACACCTCGcggaagaatggaagaagaagacgCACTCGAAGGGAGAAGAAGAACAACCACCTCGCGCTGGGGAAGCAAACGGGCTCGCGGAAGAAGGAGGAAGGAGGAAGAAAGGTCCACCGgcggaagaaagaaggagaagaggCTCGCGGAacaaagaaggagaagaagaaaggctCGCAGAATAGGATAAGAAAAGTTGtggaaaaaggaagaagaaagggtcGTTGG CCGCATCACGCAGAAGAGCTTGACCCTGAAAAACTGGAGGAGCAAGCTGCTGTATTGGAGAAAGACCTGATCctgaaagaaagggaaacacTTGAT GTGCGAGAGGCCGAGGAACAATCGAAGAAGAGAGTTGTAGATGCTATGCATCTAGTTGATGAAGCAAATGTATCTAAAATGGACATTTTGAGAAAGGTAGAGGAAGCCACAGAAGAAGTTAAAACCAGCAAGAAGGCCCTTGAGGAAGCTCTTGAAAGGGTAGAGGCTGCGAATCAAGGAAAGCTAGCAGTTGAAGAAGAAGCCAACACTGAACTTGAGGTGAATAATGGCTTGCTTTTGTGCTGA
- the LOC106798033 gene encoding putative disease resistance protein At3g14460: MEYLLVSGAESFKSLCSLRIYQCPNFVSFWREGLPAPNLINFSVWGSDKLKSLPDEMSSLLPKLECLGISNCPEIESFPKRDMPPNLRTVWIENCEKLLSGLAWPSMGMLTHLNDWGRCDGIKSFPKEGLLPPSLTTLYLFDLSNLEMLDCTGLLHLTSLQQLEIKKLRDVQSWRIWLEKVFLSL; the protein is encoded by the coding sequence ATGGAATATCTTTTGGTTTCAGGGGCAGAGTCATTTAAGAGTCTGTGTTCTTTGAGAATTTACCAATGCCCCAACTTCGTATCATTCTGGAGAGAAGGATTGCCTGCGCCCAACTTGATTAATTTCAGTGTTTGGGGCTCTGACAAGTTGAAGTCGTTACCTGATGAGATGAGTAGTCTTCTCCCAAAGTTAGAATGTCTCGGCATATCCAACTGCCCAGAAATTGAGTCCTTTCCAAAACGGGATATGCCACCTAACCTGAGAACAGTTTGGATTGAGAATTGTGAGAAACTACTGAGCGGCCTAGCATGGCCATCCATGGGCATGCTTACTCATCTCAATGATTGGGGTCGATGTGATGGCATCAAGTCCTTCCCTAAGGAGGGTTTGCTGCCTCCCTCCCTTACGACTCTGTATCTATTTGACTTGTCAAATCTGGAGATGTTGGACTGCACGGGGCTTCTCCATCTCACATCCCTGCAACAAttagaaattaagaaattaagagaTGTCCAAAGCTGGAGAATATGGCTGGAGAAAGTCTTCCTGTCTCTCTAA
- the LOC113001151 gene encoding putative disease resistance RPP13-like protein 1: MAAAVVGGAFLSAFLDVVFDRLASPEFVDLILGKKLSKKLLQKLETTLRVVGAVLDDAEKKQITNTNVKHWFDDLKDAVYEADDLLDHVFTKAATQNKVRNFFSRFSDRKIVSKLEDIVVTLESHLKLKESLDLKESAVENLSWKAPSTSLEDESHIYGREKDKEAIIKLLTEDKSDGREVSVVPIVGMGGVGKTTLAQLVYNDENLEEIFDFKAWVCVSQEFDVLKVTKIIIEAVTGQPCKLNDLNLLHLELMDKLKDKKFLIVLDDVWTEDYVDWSLLKKPFNRGIRRSKILLTTCSEKTASIVQTVHTYHLNQLSNEDCWSVFANHACLSSESNENTTTLEKIGKEIVKKCNGQPLSSTVAWRHVEKKA; this comes from the coding sequence ATGGCAGCAGCAGTGGTAGGTGGTGCCTTTCTCTCTGCTTTCCTTGATGTGGTTTTCGACAGGCTGGCTTCACCTGAGTTTGTTGACTTGATCCTTGGAAAGAAGCTTAGCAAGAAGTTGCTTCAAAAGTTGGAGACCACTCTCAGAGTGGTTGGAGCTGTGCTTGATGATGCCGAGAAGAAACAGATCACAAACACCAATGTCAAACACTGGTTCGATGATCTCAAAGATGCTGTCTATGAGGCCGATGACTTACTCGACCATGTTTTCACCAAAGCTGCCACCCAAAATAAGGTAAGAAACTTTTTTTCTCGCTTTTCCGATAGGAAGATCGTTAGTAAGTTGGAAGACATAGTTGTCACACTTGAGTCTCATTTAAAACTCAAGGAGAGTCTTGATTTGAAAGAGAGTGCAGTGGAGAACTTGTCATGGAAAGCTCCATCGACATCGCTGGAAGATGAATCTCATATATATGGCAGGGAGAAAGATAAGGAGGCCATAATCAAGTTGTTGACGGAGGATAAGAGTGACGGTAGGGAAGTGTCTGTGGTTCCTATTGTGGGCATGGGAGGGGTTGGAAAAACTACTTTGGCCCAATTGGTGTACAATGATGAGAATTTGGAAGAGATATTTGACTTTAAGGCATGGGTTTGTGTTTCTCAAGAATTTGATGTTCTCAAGGtcacaaaaattataatagagGCTGTTACTGGACAGCCTTGTAAATTGAATGATCTGAATCTACTTCATCTTGAATTGATGGATAagctgaaagataaaaaattcttaattgtCTTGGATGATGTTTGGACGGAGGATTATGTTGATTGGAGTCTTCTTAAGAAACCATTTAACCGTGGGATTAGGAGAAGTAAGATTCTTCTAACAACCTGCAGTGAAAAAACAGCATCTATAGTCCAAACTGTTCACACCTATCATCTAAACCAATTGTCGAATGAAGATTGTTGGTCAGTGTTTGCGAACCATGCGTGTCTTTCCTCGGAATCGAACGAGAACACAACAACACTAGAAAAAATTGGAAAGGAGATTGTTAAAAAGTGCAATGGACAGCCTTTAAGCAGCACAGTCGCTTGGAGGCATGTTGAGAAGAAAGCATGA